Proteins from a genomic interval of Mycolicibacterium grossiae:
- a CDS encoding 2Fe-2S iron-sulfur cluster-binding protein: MSADPAPSGDAGEVTILLDRKTATVKMVPGETLLEAARRAGMGPPFSCEAGNCGTCMAKLIDGEATMEVNDALDEDEVADGYVLTCQAVPDTPNVHVSYDD; encoded by the coding sequence ATGAGTGCGGACCCTGCCCCCAGCGGCGACGCCGGCGAGGTCACGATCCTCCTCGACCGCAAGACCGCCACGGTGAAGATGGTCCCCGGCGAGACGCTGCTCGAAGCCGCCCGGCGGGCAGGCATGGGGCCCCCGTTCTCCTGCGAGGCGGGCAACTGCGGCACCTGCATGGCCAAGCTGATCGACGGCGAGGCCACCATGGAGGTCAACGACGCGCTCGACGAGGACGAGGTCGCCGACGGCTACGTGTTGACCTGCCAGGCCGTTCCGGACACGCCGAACGTCCACGTCAGCTACGACGACTGA